From one Paeniglutamicibacter psychrophenolicus genomic stretch:
- a CDS encoding tripartite tricarboxylate transporter TctB family protein, with translation MSTDTATESIDRTPPATSSAGGFLAGRSSLVVAGILLAMGLYLTFGIITMDVPQGAKTPGPRFFPILITVAIFLLASVLVLQSFRQPEPAPAAAGNFRFYSDWKAVSLVFFAFLAFAFLLVPVGWLLSAALLFWAVARALGSKRPVFDIGVALVFSAFIQLAFGAGLGLTLPGGILEGIYG, from the coding sequence ATGAGCACTGACACCGCAACCGAATCAATCGACCGGACCCCGCCGGCAACCTCGTCTGCGGGCGGCTTCCTGGCCGGGCGCAGTTCCCTGGTGGTTGCAGGCATCTTGTTGGCCATGGGCCTCTATCTCACCTTTGGCATCATCACCATGGACGTCCCGCAGGGCGCCAAGACCCCGGGACCGCGCTTTTTCCCGATCCTGATCACCGTTGCCATCTTCCTGCTGGCCAGCGTGCTGGTCCTGCAGTCCTTCCGGCAGCCGGAACCGGCGCCGGCCGCGGCGGGCAACTTCCGCTTCTACTCGGACTGGAAGGCCGTCAGCCTGGTGTTCTTTGCGTTCCTGGCCTTCGCCTTCTTGCTGGTCCCCGTGGGCTGGCTGCTCAGTGCGGCCCTGCTGTTCTGGGCCGTGGCCCGGGCATTGGGCAGCAAGCGACCGGTCTTTGACATCGGCGTTGCCTTGGTCTTCTCCGCCTTCATCCAATTGGCGTTCGGCGCCGGCCTGGGGCTCACCCTGCCCGGCGGCATCCTGGAAGGAATCTACGGCTAA
- a CDS encoding universal stress protein: MTVLVGYTRTAEGRAALHHGREFAALLDAPLAIFPLFDIDAATDWPSPELLEEAGNQTQFLSRVPSSNHAAEELLDLGAQIGARLVVIGVRSRSRVGKILLGSDAQSIILGSPIPVLSVKAENHEH; encoded by the coding sequence ATGACAGTACTCGTTGGCTACACCCGAACCGCCGAAGGCCGGGCCGCCCTGCATCACGGCCGCGAATTCGCCGCGCTCCTGGATGCGCCGCTGGCCATCTTCCCGCTCTTTGACATCGACGCCGCCACCGACTGGCCCAGCCCGGAACTCTTGGAGGAAGCCGGGAACCAAACGCAGTTCCTCTCCCGCGTGCCAAGCTCCAACCACGCAGCCGAGGAATTGTTGGATCTGGGGGCGCAGATCGGTGCGCGCCTGGTTGTCATCGGGGTGCGCTCGCGCTCGCGGGTCGGCAAGATCCTGCTGGGATCCGACGCTCAGAGCATTATCCTCGGATCGCCCATCCCGGTACTGAGCGTCAAGGCGGAGAACCATGAGCACTGA
- a CDS encoding Bug family tripartite tricarboxylate transporter substrate binding protein: protein MQEIPTKRPRTAPRWLRRAGTATAAILGAAAVVLASINASASGSGEDARSQLTLIAPAGAGGGWDGAAREAQQAMRSQGIVNNAQVVNIPGAGGTIGLNKFAGMDGESTTLMIMGITMLGAININGSETTVRDVTPIARLTDDYDVLVVPADSPYDSVADLVADWKQNPNSFAFGGGSLGSVDQMIITQLAQASGIDPTAVNYIAYSGGGELATSLLSGTIKASVSGWVDFADQIEAGRLKALAISAPAPVPDIDLPTLKELGFNIELTNWRGIVAPPGISEDTKSELRAIVSEFVATPEWADAIDRNQWTDTFLTGPDFEEFLANETEAVDAIWTELGY from the coding sequence ATGCAGGAGATCCCCACAAAGCGCCCGCGCACGGCACCGCGGTGGCTGCGCCGCGCCGGCACCGCCACCGCCGCAATCCTGGGCGCGGCGGCCGTCGTATTGGCCTCCATCAACGCCTCGGCCAGCGGCAGCGGCGAGGATGCCCGCAGCCAACTGACCCTCATCGCCCCGGCCGGGGCCGGAGGCGGCTGGGACGGTGCCGCCCGGGAAGCCCAGCAGGCCATGCGCTCCCAGGGAATCGTGAACAACGCCCAGGTCGTGAACATCCCCGGTGCCGGCGGCACCATCGGCTTGAACAAGTTCGCCGGCATGGACGGGGAAAGCACCACCCTGATGATCATGGGCATCACCATGCTCGGCGCCATCAACATCAACGGGTCCGAAACCACCGTCCGGGACGTCACGCCGATCGCCAGGCTCACCGACGATTACGACGTGCTCGTGGTCCCTGCCGATTCCCCCTACGACTCGGTCGCCGACCTGGTCGCCGACTGGAAGCAGAATCCCAACTCCTTCGCCTTCGGTGGCGGCTCTCTGGGCAGCGTCGACCAGATGATCATCACCCAACTTGCCCAGGCCTCCGGGATCGACCCCACCGCGGTGAACTACATCGCGTACTCCGGCGGCGGGGAGCTGGCCACGTCACTGCTGAGCGGAACCATCAAGGCCTCGGTGTCCGGATGGGTGGACTTCGCCGACCAGATCGAGGCAGGACGGCTCAAGGCCCTGGCCATCTCCGCTCCCGCACCCGTCCCGGACATCGACCTGCCCACCCTGAAAGAACTTGGCTTCAATATCGAATTGACCAACTGGCGCGGCATCGTAGCCCCGCCGGGCATCAGCGAGGACACCAAGAGCGAGCTGCGGGCCATCGTCTCGGAGTTCGTCGCGACCCCCGAATGGGCCGACGCGATCGACCGCAACCAGTGGACCGACACGTTCCTGACCGGACCGGATTTCGAGGAGTTCCTGGCCAACGAGACCGAGGCGGTCGACGCCATCTGGACCGAACTTGGCTACTGA
- a CDS encoding GntR family transcriptional regulator: MSLPPTLTKNAYAYEQVRLRIMNGDLVPGQPLAQSKLAAELGVSLTPMREALRRLDAEGLVTIDAHKNACVAALTDTEARNLFTVRERLDPMAAALAAEHRTASDITAIKAAAGAMKPLRRGTDLEALGAHREFHRAIYRASHNDLLVNILESLWDKADRYRQIGLRERHDSAAETKRVDVEHRAIMKAVIDGDVAASEAAMTAHVRGSLGRRAIDILSAGEP, from the coding sequence ATGAGCCTCCCACCCACGCTGACCAAGAACGCCTACGCCTACGAACAGGTGCGCCTTCGCATCATGAACGGGGATTTGGTTCCAGGCCAACCACTGGCACAATCCAAATTGGCCGCCGAGCTCGGGGTCAGCCTCACCCCGATGCGCGAGGCCCTGCGCCGGCTCGATGCCGAGGGGCTGGTGACGATCGACGCACACAAGAACGCCTGCGTTGCGGCCCTCACCGACACCGAAGCACGCAATCTCTTCACGGTGCGTGAGCGACTGGATCCCATGGCAGCGGCCCTGGCCGCCGAGCACCGCACCGCGTCGGACATCACGGCAATCAAGGCAGCCGCGGGTGCCATGAAGCCGCTGCGCAGGGGCACCGACCTGGAGGCGCTGGGTGCACACCGCGAGTTCCACCGTGCCATCTACCGCGCCTCGCACAACGACCTGCTGGTCAACATCCTTGAATCCCTCTGGGACAAGGCCGACCGCTACCGGCAGATCGGCCTGAGGGAACGCCACGACTCGGCCGCTGAAACCAAGCGTGTCGACGTCGAGCATCGCGCCATCATGAAAGCGGTCATCGACGGGGATGTTGCCGCATCCGAGGCTGCCATGACCGCCCACGTCCGCGGGTCGCTGGGCCGCCGCGCGATCGACATCCTATCGGCTGGCGAACCGTAG
- the acnA gene encoding aconitate hydratase AcnA — MALQGRHGTIGFRANGRDYLATDVRGTFGDDFGRLPVVLRLLAENTLRRSSPHESARTVANLRQWLVRRTSQEELEFWPHRLLMHDTTSTPALVDIAGMRDSLAEIGIDPGILNPRLNVEVSVDHSLAVEEYAAKDAAPRNLAHEYRRNRERYSFLKWASASMETVNINPPGTGIMHTLNLEQLATLAHPESSGRDADAPTLIVPDMMIGTDSHTPMINGLGVLGWGVGGLEAQTVMFGMPTTLRIPDVIGFRLTGSLPVGATATDLALTITHMLRTRGVSGEFVEFFGPGISTLSIGERAVVSNMAPEYGATTGYFPVDHHALEYLEDTGRPEKQLGLVESFYKAVGLWFDPAATPEYTDVLELDLSAVSLRAAGPRRPQDLRTLEEVPRVLAGESNGVAEDASELPRFAIALASITSCTNTTDPKLLVAAGLLARKARTLGLVVPHWVKTSLAPGSPAAASYLRRAGLLEDLGSVGFDIVGFGCTTCIGNSGALSAPIAGELAAGSIRPVAVLSGNRNFAGRIHPDLDLGFLMSPPLVIAYALAGRADVDLQSHEFAPATADRPAVTLNDLLPTAEEIDAAWAQGHDSSDFARDFALATANPLWNKLAHPQGAQFAWDPDSTILRRPPFASLEAGSQLGSYAAHPLLVLGDDVTTDHISPASAIPAESGVADYLVERGESRQDLNVFASRRGNWEVMLRGGFHAKSVHNKLGDSLAEPLPVAHTVHAPTGEVIPLHEAANRYADAGESVVIIAGERFGTGSSRDWAAKVQRLLGVRAVLATSFERIHRSNLIGMGVLPLLVPETVRARLQELVPGDTIDIAAEPGSMAVRADIHVRLTRRNGEVEDFMARAAVETELEVALLRSGGVIPHLLRSTIDAARATKIQAR, encoded by the coding sequence ATGGCCCTGCAGGGTCGCCACGGCACCATCGGATTCCGGGCCAACGGCCGGGACTACCTGGCCACTGATGTGCGCGGCACGTTCGGGGACGACTTTGGTCGCTTGCCCGTGGTGTTGCGCCTGCTGGCCGAGAACACGCTGCGGCGCTCAAGCCCGCACGAAAGCGCGCGCACCGTTGCGAACCTGCGCCAGTGGTTGGTCCGGCGAACCTCGCAAGAGGAACTGGAATTCTGGCCCCACCGCCTGCTGATGCACGACACCACCAGCACCCCGGCACTGGTAGACATCGCCGGCATGCGCGATTCACTGGCCGAGATCGGTATCGATCCGGGGATTCTGAATCCCCGCCTGAACGTCGAGGTGTCCGTCGACCACTCCCTGGCCGTGGAGGAATATGCCGCAAAGGACGCGGCGCCGCGCAACCTCGCGCACGAGTACCGCCGCAACCGCGAACGCTACAGCTTCCTCAAATGGGCCTCCGCATCGATGGAAACCGTGAACATCAACCCTCCGGGCACCGGCATCATGCACACGCTGAACCTGGAACAACTGGCCACACTTGCCCACCCGGAATCCAGCGGCAGGGACGCCGATGCACCCACGTTGATCGTCCCGGACATGATGATCGGCACCGACTCGCACACCCCGATGATCAACGGCCTGGGCGTCCTGGGCTGGGGCGTGGGCGGGCTCGAGGCCCAGACCGTCATGTTCGGCATGCCCACCACGCTGCGCATCCCCGATGTCATCGGCTTCAGGCTCACCGGATCGCTGCCGGTCGGCGCCACCGCCACCGACCTGGCCCTCACCATCACCCACATGCTGCGCACCCGCGGCGTCTCTGGCGAGTTCGTTGAATTCTTCGGCCCCGGAATCTCCACGCTCAGCATCGGGGAACGAGCGGTCGTTTCCAACATGGCCCCCGAATACGGGGCGACCACCGGCTACTTCCCGGTCGACCACCACGCACTGGAGTACCTGGAAGACACCGGGCGCCCCGAGAAACAGCTCGGCCTGGTCGAGAGCTTCTACAAGGCTGTCGGCCTCTGGTTCGACCCTGCGGCAACCCCCGAATACACCGACGTGCTCGAACTGGACTTGTCCGCGGTGTCTCTGCGCGCCGCCGGACCGCGTCGCCCCCAAGATCTGCGCACGCTGGAAGAAGTCCCACGGGTCCTGGCCGGGGAAAGCAACGGCGTGGCCGAGGATGCTAGTGAACTGCCGCGCTTCGCCATAGCGCTGGCCTCGATCACCAGCTGCACCAACACCACCGACCCGAAGCTGTTGGTGGCAGCCGGCTTGCTGGCCCGCAAGGCACGGACACTGGGACTTGTTGTTCCGCATTGGGTCAAGACCTCCCTGGCGCCGGGTTCCCCGGCTGCCGCCAGCTATCTGCGCCGCGCCGGGTTGCTTGAGGACCTTGGCTCCGTCGGGTTCGACATCGTCGGTTTCGGCTGCACCACGTGCATCGGGAACTCCGGCGCGCTTTCGGCACCCATCGCCGGGGAACTGGCCGCCGGGTCCATCCGCCCGGTGGCAGTGCTCTCCGGCAACCGCAACTTCGCCGGACGAATCCACCCGGATCTCGACTTGGGTTTTCTCATGTCCCCGCCGCTGGTGATTGCCTATGCGCTGGCCGGACGAGCCGACGTCGATCTGCAAAGCCACGAGTTTGCCCCGGCCACAGCGGACCGCCCGGCCGTCACGCTGAACGATCTGCTGCCCACGGCCGAAGAAATCGACGCGGCTTGGGCGCAAGGACACGATTCGAGCGACTTCGCCCGTGACTTTGCCCTCGCCACCGCCAACCCGCTGTGGAACAAGCTTGCGCACCCGCAGGGCGCGCAATTCGCCTGGGATCCGGACTCCACCATCCTGCGCCGTCCACCCTTCGCCTCCCTGGAGGCGGGAAGCCAACTCGGTTCCTACGCCGCCCACCCGCTGTTGGTCCTCGGCGACGACGTGACCACCGACCATATCTCCCCGGCCAGCGCCATTCCGGCCGAGTCAGGGGTCGCCGACTACCTGGTCGAGCGCGGGGAGAGCCGCCAGGACCTGAACGTCTTCGCCTCCCGCCGCGGCAATTGGGAGGTCATGCTGCGCGGCGGCTTCCACGCCAAGAGCGTGCACAACAAGCTCGGGGATTCCCTGGCCGAACCGCTGCCGGTGGCCCACACCGTGCACGCCCCGACGGGCGAGGTCATTCCCCTGCACGAGGCGGCCAACCGCTATGCCGACGCCGGGGAGTCGGTGGTCATCATTGCCGGGGAACGCTTCGGCACCGGCTCCTCCCGCGACTGGGCAGCGAAGGTGCAGCGCCTGCTGGGCGTGCGCGCCGTGCTGGCCACCAGCTTCGAACGCATCCACCGTTCCAACCTGATCGGCATGGGGGTGTTGCCGCTGCTGGTGCCCGAAACCGTGCGCGCTCGCCTGCAAGAACTGGTCCCGGGGGACACCATCGACATCGCCGCCGAGCCCGGGAGCATGGCAGTCCGTGCCGATATCCATGTGCGGCTGACGCGAAGGAACGGCGAAGTGGAGGACTTCATGGCCCGGGCGGCGGTGGAAACCGAACTCGAGGTGGCACTGCTGCGCTCCGGCGGGGTGATCCCGCATCTGCTGCGCAGCACCATCGACGCGGCACGGGCCACCAAGATCCAAGCCCGGTAA
- a CDS encoding NADP-dependent isocitrate dehydrogenase: MDKVKVARTIVEITGDEMAQVIWELVRERIIDPVLQIPLDSYDLSLPNRELTGDAVTSEAAAAILEHGVAVKCSTITPDKARAEEYGLTHLWRSPNGTLRKALDGVIFREPVIIESIEPLVPHWQAPIVIARHANADQYQATDFSVPGAGTLTLNYAPADGGETIIREVAEFGPDGGVALGMYNNTDSIATFARACFSFALNANYPVYLSTKNTVLKAYDGLFTEVFETVFAKEFSEAFAERELTYEHRLIDDMVAYAIKSSGGFLWALKNYDGDVQADIVAQGFGSPGLMGSVLATADGRIQLSEAAHGTVARHYRRHRAGDRVSTNPIATILAWGRALEHRAKLDEDAVLLAVAGDLRRAVAGTVDAGIVTDDLVSLSAVATTGSSTQEFIDAVASRFHRMVAGHRV, from the coding sequence ATGGACAAGGTCAAGGTGGCGCGGACGATTGTGGAGATCACCGGCGACGAAATGGCCCAGGTGATCTGGGAACTGGTGCGGGAACGCATCATCGACCCGGTGCTTCAGATCCCGCTGGATTCCTATGACCTGTCGCTGCCGAACAGGGAGCTGACCGGGGACGCGGTGACCTCGGAGGCTGCCGCAGCGATCCTGGAACACGGGGTGGCCGTCAAGTGCTCCACCATCACTCCTGACAAGGCACGCGCGGAGGAATACGGGCTGACGCACTTGTGGCGCTCGCCCAACGGCACGCTGCGCAAGGCGCTGGACGGGGTGATCTTCCGCGAGCCGGTCATCATCGAATCCATCGAGCCGCTGGTACCGCACTGGCAGGCGCCGATCGTGATCGCCCGCCACGCCAACGCCGACCAATACCAGGCCACGGACTTCTCGGTCCCCGGGGCCGGCACCCTGACGCTGAACTACGCCCCGGCCGACGGCGGGGAGACAATCATCCGGGAGGTCGCTGAGTTCGGGCCGGACGGGGGAGTGGCACTGGGCATGTACAACAACACCGATTCGATCGCCACCTTCGCCCGCGCCTGTTTTTCCTTCGCCTTGAACGCCAACTACCCGGTGTACCTCTCCACGAAAAACACCGTGCTCAAGGCCTACGACGGGCTGTTCACGGAGGTCTTCGAGACGGTCTTTGCCAAGGAGTTCTCCGAGGCTTTCGCCGAACGGGAACTGACCTACGAACACCGGCTGATCGATGACATGGTGGCCTATGCGATCAAGAGCTCCGGCGGATTCCTGTGGGCGCTGAAGAACTACGACGGTGATGTACAGGCGGACATCGTTGCCCAGGGGTTTGGTTCCCCGGGACTCATGGGCTCGGTGCTGGCCACCGCCGACGGGCGCATCCAGCTCTCCGAGGCCGCGCACGGCACGGTGGCCCGACACTATCGCCGGCACCGGGCCGGGGACCGGGTCTCCACCAACCCGATTGCCACGATCCTGGCCTGGGGCCGGGCGCTGGAGCACCGGGCGAAGCTCGATGAGGACGCAGTGCTCTTGGCCGTCGCCGGGGACCTGCGCCGCGCGGTCGCAGGCACGGTGGACGCCGGGATCGTGACCGATGACCTGGTTTCCCTGAGCGCAGTCGCCACGACCGGGTCCAGCACACAGGAGTTCATCGACGCCGTCGCCAGCCGCTTCCACCGGATGGTTGCTGGCCACCGGGTCTAG
- a CDS encoding DUF4956 domain-containing protein gives MQNFWIALAANMVAMLVLVCGIYYRRHFRKDLALAYLALNFGIFGVTMLLNGSGAGAGLGLGLFGILSIIRLRSDTLTQEEVAYYFISLAIGLINGLHPDPAWLSPALSLAMVLVMFVADHPAFGRRTMRQTVTLDTAYAQQHQLHAALAELLNAKVLRTVVIELDMVRDLTIVDVRFRANTAAGKRRELLDAPSIESIPAPASAPQPQVAGERDLAQRQGR, from the coding sequence ATGCAGAACTTTTGGATAGCCCTGGCAGCCAACATGGTTGCGATGCTGGTGCTGGTATGCGGCATCTACTACCGCAGGCACTTCCGCAAGGATCTTGCGCTGGCCTACCTGGCCTTGAACTTCGGCATCTTCGGGGTGACGATGCTGCTCAACGGTTCCGGGGCCGGAGCCGGCCTGGGTCTGGGACTGTTCGGCATCCTGTCGATCATCCGCCTTCGCTCCGACACCCTGACCCAGGAAGAGGTCGCCTACTATTTCATTTCGCTGGCCATCGGCCTGATCAACGGGCTGCACCCGGACCCGGCCTGGCTCTCTCCTGCCCTGAGCCTGGCCATGGTGCTGGTCATGTTCGTCGCCGACCACCCGGCTTTCGGCCGGCGCACCATGCGCCAGACCGTCACCCTTGACACGGCCTATGCCCAACAGCACCAGCTGCACGCCGCTCTGGCCGAGCTGCTCAACGCCAAGGTGCTGCGCACCGTGGTCATCGAACTGGACATGGTCCGTGACCTGACCATCGTGGACGTGCGCTTCCGCGCCAACACCGCGGCCGGAAAGCGCCGCGAGCTTCTTGACGCCCCGTCCATCGAATCGATCCCGGCCCCGGCAAGCGCGCCGCAGCCGCAGGTTGCCGGCGAACGGGACCTTGCCCAGCGCCAGGGGCGATAA
- a CDS encoding polyphosphate polymerase domain-containing protein, translating to MTLTQGSGAGVRAGSCAQALDWAAAAAEPISLEEVVSEAALMTRVDKKFLLSAEQFTELICRLGDDFRIMEIEGRRMFTYESVYFDTPDLEMFTAHKQGRRRRYKIRTRTYADSGLCMFEAKFKGLRGQTVKHRIPYELSERDRINPEANEFLRAQLRAEYNQELPHLEAVMRSDYVRGTFVNPLDEERLTCDVNLVYSREDATVHGPDLFVVETKTASGRGAADAALSQMGIRPVSMSKYCLGIALLHPHLAANKWSRLLRQNFGWKRSPRKVLS from the coding sequence ATGACCCTGACGCAGGGTTCCGGGGCAGGGGTGCGGGCAGGCTCGTGCGCCCAGGCGCTGGATTGGGCTGCCGCCGCGGCGGAGCCGATCTCACTTGAAGAGGTCGTGAGCGAGGCCGCGTTGATGACCCGGGTGGACAAGAAGTTCCTGCTTTCAGCCGAACAGTTCACCGAGCTGATATGCCGTCTCGGAGACGACTTCCGGATCATGGAGATCGAGGGACGCCGGATGTTCACCTACGAATCGGTGTACTTCGACACCCCCGACCTGGAGATGTTCACGGCGCACAAGCAGGGGCGCCGACGCCGCTACAAGATCCGCACGCGCACCTACGCCGATTCCGGGTTGTGCATGTTCGAGGCGAAATTCAAGGGGCTGCGCGGGCAGACCGTGAAGCACCGGATTCCCTACGAACTTTCGGAGCGCGACCGCATCAACCCCGAGGCGAACGAGTTCCTGCGTGCGCAATTGCGCGCAGAATACAACCAGGAACTGCCGCACCTGGAGGCGGTCATGCGCAGCGACTATGTCCGCGGGACCTTCGTGAACCCCCTGGATGAGGAACGGCTGACCTGCGACGTGAACCTGGTGTACTCCCGGGAGGACGCCACGGTGCACGGCCCGGACCTGTTCGTGGTCGAGACGAAGACCGCCAGCGGACGCGGAGCAGCGGACGCGGCCCTTTCGCAGATGGGCATCCGCCCGGTGAGCATGAGCAAGTACTGCCTCGGCATCGCGCTGCTGCATCCGCACCTGGCCGCCAACAAGTGGAGCCGGCTGCTCAGGCAGAACTTCGGCTGGAAACGCAGCCCGCGTAAGGTCCTGAGCTAG
- a CDS encoding very short patch repair endonuclease, producing the protein MDSMSAQARSQLMGRIRGKDTKPEIFVRSLLHGAGYRYRLHGRVPRRTLETLKRENPAALLRGGKLPGTPDIVFSARRKAVFINGCFWHLHDCPAGQHAPATNRQFWADKRNRTRERDKENAAALHALGWKTIVLWECELRDPKAVLAVLVDFLGPPSAAERATGSKGA; encoded by the coding sequence ATGGACAGCATGTCCGCACAGGCGCGCTCGCAACTTATGGGACGGATTCGTGGAAAGGATACGAAGCCCGAGATCTTCGTGCGAAGTTTGCTCCACGGGGCGGGATATCGATATCGGCTTCACGGCCGCGTTCCACGGCGAACACTCGAGACGCTGAAGCGCGAGAATCCCGCGGCATTGCTACGCGGCGGCAAGCTCCCCGGTACCCCGGACATCGTTTTTTCCGCCCGTCGGAAGGCCGTATTTATCAACGGCTGCTTCTGGCACTTACACGACTGCCCCGCCGGGCAGCACGCCCCGGCGACAAATAGGCAGTTCTGGGCGGACAAGCGCAACCGCACACGCGAACGGGACAAGGAGAACGCTGCGGCCCTGCATGCCCTGGGCTGGAAGACGATTGTTCTGTGGGAGTGCGAGTTGCGCGACCCGAAGGCCGTTCTTGCGGTCCTCGTCGATTTTCTGGGTCCGCCGTCGGCCGCCGAGCGGGCCACCGGTTCCAAAGGGGCGTGA
- a CDS encoding trypsin-like serine peptidase yields the protein MSRTVAALLLAGALIGGTASTATSAPLSETGSVDTKKISSTQADAAMDYWTPQRMKEAKSADILARGKSASKAPLDIGESTKIAGRSANKAKPTAGKPIKNVAETPVSHIGKVFFTLGGANYVCSGNAVVAANEATVSTAGHCVNEGPGAFATRWVFVPAYENGSAPYGSFAATELVAPTQWTQDGDITYDTAFAVVSDQSGVSLSDQVGASGVAFNQARGLTYSAFGYPAARPFDGETLQSCSGAATDDPYGQTQSQGIPCDMTGGSSGGPWFLGGSDGFQNSVNSFGYGGIRNTMFGPYWGSVIEQAYQSAQN from the coding sequence ATGAGCAGGACGGTAGCCGCGCTTCTTCTCGCGGGCGCCCTGATCGGTGGAACCGCTTCCACGGCAACCTCGGCCCCGCTGTCCGAAACCGGTTCGGTCGACACGAAGAAGATCTCTTCGACGCAGGCCGACGCAGCAATGGACTACTGGACGCCGCAGCGAATGAAGGAAGCCAAGTCGGCCGACATCCTTGCTCGCGGCAAATCGGCTTCCAAGGCTCCGCTGGATATCGGCGAATCGACCAAGATTGCCGGGCGAAGCGCAAACAAGGCCAAGCCCACAGCCGGCAAGCCAATCAAGAATGTGGCCGAAACACCCGTTTCCCACATAGGCAAGGTGTTCTTCACCTTGGGTGGAGCGAACTATGTGTGTTCCGGAAATGCCGTTGTTGCAGCAAACGAGGCGACCGTCTCGACTGCGGGCCACTGTGTCAACGAAGGACCGGGTGCCTTCGCGACACGTTGGGTCTTTGTTCCTGCCTATGAAAACGGCAGCGCCCCCTATGGGTCTTTCGCGGCAACCGAGCTCGTCGCGCCGACCCAGTGGACCCAAGATGGGGACATCACCTATGACACGGCGTTTGCTGTGGTTTCGGATCAGAGCGGCGTGAGCCTGTCAGATCAGGTTGGTGCCTCGGGCGTTGCCTTCAACCAGGCCAGGGGACTGACCTACAGCGCATTTGGGTATCCGGCCGCACGGCCATTTGACGGGGAGACCCTGCAATCGTGCAGCGGAGCCGCAACAGACGATCCGTATGGGCAGACGCAGTCGCAGGGAATTCCGTGCGACATGACCGGTGGTTCTTCCGGAGGGCCGTGGTTCCTCGGTGGATCGGACGGTTTCCAGAACTCCGTGAACAGCTTCGGTTACGGAGGAATCCGCAATACGATGTTCGGCCCATACTGGGGATCGGTCATCGAGCAGGCCTACCAGTCAGCACAAAACTAG
- a CDS encoding DUF1778 domain-containing protein: MESRPQKTQRINLRATASQEEAIRRAAEATHRSVTDFVLEAASIEADRVMADRHRFVLSEAQFSEFERLLDQELPSNSKLAKLAKRPSPFKS; the protein is encoded by the coding sequence ATGGAATCAAGGCCCCAGAAGACACAGAGGATCAATTTACGGGCGACTGCCAGCCAAGAAGAAGCCATTCGACGTGCGGCCGAAGCGACTCATAGGTCGGTCACTGACTTTGTCTTGGAAGCAGCAAGCATTGAAGCGGACCGGGTCATGGCTGACCGCCACCGATTTGTCCTCAGCGAAGCGCAATTCTCGGAATTTGAGCGGTTGCTCGATCAGGAGTTGCCCTCGAATTCCAAGTTGGCAAAACTTGCCAAGCGCCCAAGTCCATTCAAGTCCTAG
- a CDS encoding GNAT family N-acetyltransferase, whose product MEQAEFQVPRRLKEDDDRTSFSSGAPELDSWFQRFALENQRANRAVTYVATDGQSVIGYYSIVVSAVEKSEAPAKFGKPSDPRLIPCILLARLAVSQQHQGLGLGAGLFKDALERSAVLSEAVAAQAMLIHARDQVAKAFYENLAECFELPDNPLHLMIPMKWIRSSFLP is encoded by the coding sequence GTGGAGCAAGCTGAATTTCAGGTTCCCCGACGACTTAAGGAAGACGACGATCGGACCTCATTTTCAAGCGGAGCCCCAGAACTAGATAGCTGGTTCCAGCGCTTCGCCCTTGAAAACCAACGTGCGAATCGAGCCGTCACTTACGTTGCGACTGATGGGCAATCGGTCATTGGCTATTATTCAATTGTTGTCTCGGCGGTGGAAAAATCTGAGGCGCCGGCAAAGTTTGGCAAACCATCGGACCCAAGGCTGATACCTTGCATTTTGCTGGCACGTTTGGCGGTTTCGCAGCAACACCAAGGTTTGGGGCTCGGGGCAGGATTGTTCAAGGATGCCTTGGAACGCTCGGCGGTCTTGAGTGAAGCGGTGGCAGCGCAAGCGATGCTGATTCATGCAAGGGATCAGGTCGCCAAGGCCTTCTACGAAAACTTGGCTGAGTGTTTTGAGCTGCCGGACAATCCCCTGCACCTGATGATTCCCATGAAATGGATCCGCTCCAGCTTTCTTCCGTAA